A genomic segment from Lignipirellula cremea encodes:
- a CDS encoding TAXI family TRAP transporter solute-binding subunit, producing the protein MLRTEPWSRRALALLLGVVLLSSGCSSSSTPGDSDGRQNFLTIGTAPAGGAFYVVGGAIAEVLNEHPGELKWKAQPKGTKGSQENIRRLDKGELQLALSNAAITYFAVRGEAGWEKKYDTQAVMTLAPNVALFIAKKDSGILTMADLKGKKVSIGPSGAGFEMFVEPILKAHGLSMDDITKVNSTQTNAVDQLGDGVIDAAFLGGAVPTSSIVQAASSAEITYIPFDEDARQKLIAEYEFFHPATIPADTYKGMTDDFEGLNVGSMHLVTAGNASEELIYEITKTLWENREEVAKKHPAGKAINPKNAARKTGTPFHPGAIRFYKEAGIWEDGAAKADAGDAPAADAPAPAADAPAAG; encoded by the coding sequence ATGTTGCGAACCGAACCTTGGTCGCGTCGAGCCCTTGCCCTGCTGCTGGGCGTTGTACTGCTCAGCTCCGGCTGCTCCAGCAGTTCCACCCCTGGCGATTCCGACGGCAGGCAGAACTTCCTGACGATCGGCACAGCTCCGGCCGGCGGCGCCTTTTATGTGGTCGGCGGCGCCATCGCCGAAGTACTGAACGAACACCCGGGCGAATTGAAATGGAAAGCCCAGCCCAAAGGCACCAAAGGCTCGCAGGAGAACATCCGCCGCCTGGATAAAGGGGAGCTGCAGCTGGCCCTGTCGAATGCCGCCATCACCTATTTCGCCGTCCGCGGCGAGGCGGGCTGGGAGAAAAAGTACGACACCCAGGCCGTGATGACCCTGGCGCCGAACGTCGCCCTGTTTATCGCCAAGAAGGACTCGGGCATTCTCACCATGGCCGACCTGAAGGGGAAAAAAGTCTCCATCGGTCCTTCCGGCGCCGGGTTTGAAATGTTTGTCGAGCCGATTCTCAAAGCGCATGGGCTCTCGATGGACGACATCACCAAGGTCAACTCCACCCAGACCAACGCGGTGGATCAGCTAGGCGACGGCGTGATCGATGCCGCTTTCCTGGGCGGCGCCGTGCCGACCAGCTCGATTGTGCAGGCCGCCTCCTCGGCCGAGATCACGTACATCCCGTTCGATGAAGACGCCCGCCAGAAGCTGATTGCCGAATACGAGTTCTTTCACCCGGCGACCATTCCGGCCGACACCTATAAAGGGATGACCGACGATTTTGAAGGACTCAATGTCGGTTCGATGCACCTGGTCACTGCCGGCAATGCGTCGGAAGAACTGATCTACGAAATCACGAAAACGCTGTGGGAAAACCGCGAGGAGGTCGCCAAAAAGCACCCGGCAGGCAAAGCGATTAACCCGAAGAACGCCGCCCGGAAAACGGGCACCCCGTTCCACCCCGGCGCCATCCGTTTCTACAAAGAGGCCGGCATCTGGGAAGACGGCGCCGCAAAAGCAGACGCCGGCGACGCTCCTGCCGCTGACGCTCCTGCTCCTGCCGCCGACGCTCCTGCCGCCGGTTAG
- a CDS encoding TRAP transporter permease, which yields MFDRTRQIVITVLSVTLCLFTLYSVNFSELQPLSALAVFVGIGLVLCYLIYPAHPRLKDNVGARSIDALLALAIGACCAYVVIQTEEQFSWLWMNGQSLGNRAGIETTTDFVVAAFGVLLVLEATRRSIGWIVPALSVAFMAHAWYCHASFQYGWPEMPAWLLPHPGHSIKDIVISSFCQSSGVFGPAADVMYKYVFLFVVFGAFLEMSGATQFIIDFAQKIFGHSPGGPAKVSVLGSGLMGSLSGSAVANAVTTGSFTIPMMRNAGFPAHIAGGITAAAASGGALVPPVMGAGAYMMLELITPTPTFLDIVKAALIPALLYYFSIFMIVHFYSGWLGIKVDNASIAKTANKKISAFEAIVFFGALGVLIVLLLLGFTPFRAVTGSLMVILVLATMRPGLKIEQGPRIMVLGAFALVSVLYWWFFTKPIPPEATAWKVAVENTLTATIIGMFGLLAFGLAHPAWRPEILKALVKSAKQGVSLVAASACVGIIIGIVTQTGIASEFSANIKAVVETNLFLALIGIMLCSLVLGMGVPSVVCYLLMATLMGSLLEEMGVYPLAAHLFIFYFGMMSMVTPPVALAGYAAASIAESPIMQTSVASFRFSLVGFTLPFMFIYQPALLLLGENRGDAVNPLTVAIAVFVACLGIIALAAALVGYLDLLFKASRLTWPARITLFLAAAMLLSPEFTVKDINIGVYVNIAAGLILLGVAAAVAYLPALEGPPPLEVAERHANKA from the coding sequence TTGTTCGACCGGACGCGACAAATTGTCATCACCGTGCTCAGCGTGACGCTCTGTCTGTTCACGCTGTACTCGGTGAACTTTTCCGAGCTGCAGCCGCTTTCGGCGTTGGCGGTGTTTGTCGGCATTGGGCTGGTGCTCTGCTACCTGATTTACCCGGCGCATCCACGTCTTAAAGACAACGTCGGCGCCAGATCGATCGACGCGCTGCTGGCGCTGGCGATCGGCGCCTGTTGCGCTTATGTGGTGATCCAGACGGAAGAACAGTTCAGCTGGCTGTGGATGAACGGGCAGTCGCTGGGGAACCGGGCCGGCATTGAAACGACCACCGACTTTGTGGTGGCGGCCTTTGGCGTGCTGCTGGTGCTGGAAGCCACACGTCGCAGCATCGGCTGGATTGTCCCCGCGCTGTCGGTGGCGTTCATGGCGCATGCCTGGTACTGCCACGCCAGTTTCCAGTATGGATGGCCGGAAATGCCGGCCTGGTTGCTGCCGCATCCGGGGCACAGCATTAAAGATATTGTGATCTCTTCGTTCTGCCAGTCGTCGGGCGTGTTTGGTCCGGCCGCAGACGTGATGTACAAGTATGTTTTCCTGTTTGTGGTGTTTGGCGCCTTTCTGGAAATGTCCGGCGCCACGCAATTCATTATCGACTTTGCCCAGAAGATTTTCGGACACAGCCCCGGCGGCCCGGCCAAGGTGTCGGTGCTGGGCAGCGGTTTGATGGGCTCGCTTTCCGGTAGTGCGGTCGCCAATGCGGTCACGACTGGGTCCTTTACCATTCCGATGATGCGGAACGCCGGCTTCCCGGCGCATATCGCTGGCGGCATTACGGCCGCCGCCGCATCAGGCGGGGCCCTCGTCCCTCCGGTGATGGGCGCTGGCGCCTATATGATGCTGGAGTTGATCACTCCCACGCCGACGTTTCTGGATATTGTCAAAGCGGCCCTGATCCCGGCCTTACTCTACTACTTTTCGATCTTTATGATCGTGCATTTTTATTCGGGCTGGCTCGGCATCAAGGTCGACAATGCGAGTATCGCCAAGACCGCTAATAAAAAGATCTCAGCCTTTGAAGCGATTGTGTTCTTTGGCGCCCTGGGCGTGCTGATCGTATTGCTGTTGCTGGGATTCACGCCCTTCCGTGCAGTGACCGGTTCGCTGATGGTGATCCTGGTGTTGGCGACCATGCGGCCAGGACTAAAGATAGAACAAGGGCCGCGCATCATGGTGCTAGGGGCGTTTGCCCTGGTGAGTGTGTTGTACTGGTGGTTTTTCACCAAGCCGATTCCGCCCGAGGCGACGGCCTGGAAGGTAGCGGTGGAGAACACACTGACCGCCACCATCATTGGCATGTTCGGCCTGCTGGCGTTTGGGCTGGCGCATCCTGCATGGCGCCCTGAGATTCTCAAAGCTCTGGTCAAGTCGGCGAAGCAGGGTGTCTCGCTGGTGGCGGCAAGCGCCTGTGTGGGAATCATCATTGGCATCGTCACGCAGACCGGCATCGCCAGCGAGTTCAGCGCCAACATCAAGGCGGTGGTGGAAACGAACCTGTTCCTGGCGCTGATCGGCATCATGCTCTGTTCGCTGGTGCTGGGGATGGGCGTGCCCTCGGTTGTTTGCTACCTGTTGATGGCGACGCTGATGGGATCCCTGCTGGAAGAGATGGGCGTGTATCCTCTGGCGGCCCACCTGTTTATCTTTTACTTCGGCATGATGTCGATGGTAACGCCGCCAGTGGCGCTGGCCGGCTATGCGGCCGCTTCGATTGCGGAGTCGCCCATTATGCAAACGTCGGTCGCATCGTTTCGGTTCTCCCTGGTTGGCTTTACGCTGCCGTTTATGTTCATCTATCAGCCGGCCTTGCTGCTGCTGGGGGAAAATAGAGGAGATGCCGTCAATCCGCTGACAGTCGCCATCGCGGTGTTCGTCGCCTGCCTGGGGATTATTGCGCTGGCGGCGGCTTTAGTCGGCTACCTGGATTTGCTGTTCAAGGCGTCCCGGCTGACCTGGCCGGCGCGGATCACGTTGTTCCTGGCGGCCGCCATGCTGCTGTCGCCTGAGTTTACGGTGAAAGATATTAACATTGGCGTGTACGTGAACATTGCCGCCGGCCTGATCCTGCTGGGCGTGGCGGCCGCCGTCGCGTATCTGCCAGCCCTCGAAGGGCCGCCGCCGCTGGAAGTGGCCGAAAGACACGCGAACAAGGCATGA